The Candidatus Saccharibacteria bacterium RAAC3_TM7_1 nucleotide sequence AGCGCAGCTTTCATCGGAAGGTTTCCTTGCGAATTGCCACCGGCAATCCTCACCCCGATCACGGGACTCTGGACCTCGGTGCCTTACCCCCGCCTGTCTGTCCGACAGGACGGGCAGGACTTGGCTAATCCCCAATAGTTCACGCTAAATTGTACACGAAATAGCCGCTTATCTCAAGAGGCGGCGGCGCGACGACGTTCATGAATCACTACATACACATAAGCGCTTGCAAGTACCAAGCTCCAGAGTACGGCAATAATTCCGCCAGGTAGCGCCAATGTGTCGCCAAACAGAGCACTATTTTCGGCGTGAGCGTTGGTGAGCGAAGTAAACAGCCAAAATAATACGACCGCCCCGCCCAAAGCTGCGCTGAGCACTCTCATCAGAGAGCTCAATTTCATACCCAGTAAGTACGGCAAAGCAAAAAGCTCAGCTGCGGTAACAAGCGCCGTACTTATCGCTACTAATTGCTGGTCATTATACGCCAGTACGAGCGCCAAGATGGAAGCAAAGTTCTCAAACGAGAACAGCTGAGCCAGAAGCATCAGCACCAACATCCCGGTCGCCAGCCAAGCGGCGTACTGCACCCGAACCGGTCGGAGCGGCGGATAGTGAGCAATGACAGCTTTCATACTCCCAGTATATAGGCGATGCGCTCCGAAGAAAAGTGTTGTTATTTTCATCAATATGCTTGCGCTTTTTTTTAGCAGCAGGTAGAGTAATGCACAGCGATGTTACAAAAACAAACACTCCTATGAAAAGGTTGTGACAGCTCGCTCTACGACATCCACCACAACAAGACAAGAGGGGCCAGATGCCCCTCTTGCTCTTTTTTGAAATAAATTCAAAAAAGAGGCCACTCCTCCTAAAGCTCGGCTTACACCTCGTTCGCTTCGCTCATTTCATATTCTTGCCGAGTTCTACTCGGAGCGTTTTAGTTTACGGCTATTTTCCGTTCGCCACTTAGCGATTTCACCATGGTGACCATTCAAAAGTACGTCGGGTACCTTCATGCCCCGGAACTCAGCGGGGCGTGTGTATTGCGGAAATTCGAGAGTCTCCCCATCGCTGAAGCTTTCGATTTCAGCGCTTGATTCACCACCAAGTACGCCGGGGATCAAGCGGACAATACTATCGATAATCGTCATGGCTGGCAGTTCCCCACCCGTTAATACATAATCACCAACGCTAATTTCAGCGTCAACCAGCGCCAGAATACGCTCATCATAACCTTCATAGCGGCCGCATATAAAGATATATCCCTGTCCGGAGTTTGCGTATTCTTGCGCGCTACTCTGCTGCCAGCGGTCACCGCGCGGTGTCATAAGCAGCACTTTTGCGTCCGGATCGTTCTGCTTTGCCTTTTCGATGGCCGCGAATAGCGGCTCGGGCTTGAGCAGCATACCATCACCGCCACCATATGGCGTGTCGTCAACCTGCCGACGCGGCCCAAGCCCAAAATCACGTAGATTAATCGTTGATAGCTCGACGATACTGTCCTTCTGCGCTTTCCACATCATGGAGTTTTCAAATACGCCCGTAAACATTTCGGGAAATAGCGTAATGACTTGGAATTTTCTCATCTGTTCTACTCTAGCAGCTATTGACTTTTTTGTCTATATTTGATATAATATATACACTTTTGCTCAAGCTATCTTCGGGCGAAAGGTCACCCTTACTTCGAGACTAGGAGACCTCGATGGATCAACCAGCAGCTCCTCTGCCGTCCTGGACATTTGTCCTCGCCAGCATTACGCTCGGAGCATTTGGCGCCTACGCCTTGTTCCTGAACATCAGCATCCGTCCGATCTCCTGGATTGGCACGGCTGCCTCCGCGGTTCTGATTTGCAGCTCCGTTCCGGTTATTATCTGGACACGGCGTAGCCGGAAATCGCGATGACTCCCGCCCGCCCACCGAACGCCCGCAGTCGAGCCTCAAAGCTCCTGCGAGACCCGGTTGCGGGCGTTCTTTATGTCGAAAATTTATCAATCAAAAACCCGCCGAAAAGTAGGCGGGTTTTTAAACATATAAGGCTCTCAACCTTGCCCGGTAGAGAATTCTACTAGGTCTTAAGTTGCTCGCATAGAGCTCAGTTCTCGCAGGTGTTTGAACTAGTGCTTATTATATATCAAGGTCGTCGAGTTCGGCAAGTTCTTTACGCGACTTTTTTGCGTAATCTGACTCGTCGTTATTTTGTGAGTTTTCCACAACTTCATCATCATCGTCATCTGTTGCAGTAACGGGTCGGTCATCCACAGGCTGGCTTGATGGTTCATCTGATGACATCGTATAGCTCTCGCGCTGGTCGTCATTGTTGACGATCTTGAGGTTGTAACGCGCGTCATTCTTTGTACCCAAGGCGCGCAGCAGTGTACGCAGGCTTTGGGCAGTCATACCGCGCTTTCCGATCACCCGGCCCAAGTCCTCAGGGTTGACGGTAAGCGTTAGCAGTACGCCTTTTTCATCGATGATCCGGTCGATCGTTACGTCTCCTGGATGCTCGACGAGTGATTTGACGATGTACTCGACAAATTGTTGGTCTATGGTTGTCATGATTGCCCTCCTCCGGTCGCTCTATAACTCTACTGTCGTACGAGGCTATTATAACACCAGCGAGCCGAATGAAGCGAAAGTTTACTTGCGCCTCTCTAGGTGACCTGGTGTTATTTTACATTCGAAAGCCAGCCAGAGGCCGCGGTATTTACCCACACATAGAGCGAGCTTGAGCCAAGGCCAAGACTGGCACAAATAGAGGTTGGGTTATTCGACGAAAGATTGGTTGGTGCCGTTTGCAGCTTGCCATCGTCCTTAATGTAATAGGTATTGCCCGTTTTGCTTTGGCCGACAATCGCCATCGTTTGACCCGTCGAGTCCTGGACGCAGTAAAGCATGGCATTATTCGTCGTCACGTAGCTATCGGTATTCACCCGGGCATTCGTAATCGTCATAAACGAAGTCTGGTCAACCGGATACTTATAGCTATTCGCCACATAGTAGGCATTTAGAGAATCGGCAAGACCCGATATATTACTCTGTACGCGCGTGTCATGGGCACGGCTCTGTACACCCGCGTAGGAAACAGTAGTAATTCCTGCCAATATTCCTATGACGACGATGACGATGAGCAGTTCGACAATCGTAAAGCCAACAAAAAAGCGCTTATGCATACCGTTATTGTAGCACGTCTGCCTGCCCAGAATGCTACTGTGGACCAGCACTGGCTAAGCTTTGAACCTCACTGCTGCCGAGCGGGCGATTATATATTCTCACATCGTCAATGGTGCTTGCCAGGAAGGCCGAAACAGTCCCGTTTCCGCCCCTGGCAGCAATACGTAATGCATTGGCATTTGAAGCAAAGTTTCCGGAACCGCTCAAAGTATACTGCCAAGAACCGTTCAAATACCCTTTGATAGTCGTCCCATCATAAGTAATGACAAAATGCGACCATTGAGCACTGCTCGCCACCATCCCTGTATTGCGCCATGCCCAGCCCGGAGAGGTGTTGGCAAATGCATAGTAAATGCTACCATCCGAAATAAGCGCTACTTCGTAACTATTTTCTTTATTCATAATTATACAGGGAGTAGTGACGGTACAGCCGCTTATACTTACTGGTTTTAGCCATGCAGCCAAGGTAACGCCAGGAGCACCAACTCGAAGGTTGGCGTTATCATTAATATGGATGTAGTCGGAGGTTCCATTAAATACATAGGCCATACCGCTCGCACCATTTGCATTGGTAGTTGTAATGGCACCATCCACCGTACCATTATTACCACCCAAGGAGTTATCGGTACCATTGCCGTTCAATTTCCACCAACCCACAATACCACCACTTTCTGTACACGTGCCTGAGTCCAGTGAACTGCCGGTCGTATAATGACTCACGCTTCCTGACGTGGCGGAAAGACAGTAGGTCGCCCCATCCGTCCCGTATTGATACGTGACTACCGATGAAGCCACGTCAATATCAGACAAAGCCGAGGGATAAGTACTATTTTCCACCTTATTAAAGAGCGAGGTTTCGATTGACTTGAGTTAAAGCAGCGTCGACAGTTGTGGAACGAGCTCTATCCTGAGTACCGTTATACGCCAGAATCACAACCGTGGCCAAGATAGCAATGATCACGATAACAATAAGGAGCTCAACAATTGTAAAACCTCTTACGTTTTTTGCCATAGCATAACTATATCACTAACAATTACCTAAAATAGAATACCCGGCAGGCCGGGTATTTAAGAAACTTGCCTTATGTACACTATTCTGTTTTTTATTCCGCTGTATCAGGGGTTGTTTCTGGCTCGACAGTTGTTTCTGTTTCGGGCTCGGCTTCGGCCGGTGCTGCTTCGGCTACTGGCGCTTCTTTTGGCTGGTTTTTACGCAGTTTTTCGGCATTCTTGAGTGACCTTTTCTTGTCGGTCGCAGGCTCTCTCACCCAGGTTGGCAGTTTGACGCCAGCGTCTTTTAGCAGTTTGACGACACGCGGCGTTGGCTGAGCGCCATTGTCGAGGTATTTTTGAGCGGCTTCGACTTGAACCGAAGCTTCTTTGGTGTGGGGGTTGTAGCTACCAACATAGGCAACCACGCGGCCACTTGATGGATGACGCTGCGCTTCCTGAACAGCGAGGCGATAAACGGGATAGCCTTTGCGGCCGACACGTTGCAAACGAATTGCGAGCATAAAAACAAAACTTCCTTTTTACTCTTTAAGTCTTTTATAGTACTTCTAGTGAATTTTACTCTATTACAGAGGTAACGTCAACCCTGTAGTAGACTTTTCGAGAACTTCGTTATGTCGCTACACGACAATCTCGAAAAGCTCACTACAGGGTCAATCTGTTAAGACGCAAAACTGTCGGGGTGTTCACTCTGGTAGCGTTCGAGCGCTGCTCGGGCGGCTTGTTGTTGGGCAATTTGTTTGCTGTGTCCTTTACCCTTACCCTTCATTTTGGCGTTCACAAAGACACCGAGCGTAAACAACTTGTCATGATCGGGACCGATCTCCTCGAGCACTTTATACTGTGGTGTGGCGCCATCGATGCGCTGCGAGACTTCCTGCAGATGCGACTTTGGGTCGCGCCAGCTACCCTCTTCGAGGATGGGCTCCAGTTTGCTGGCGATGTGTTTCAAAATAAAGCTTTCGGCATCTTTGTAGCCGCGCTCCAGATAGATCGCACCAATGACGGCCTCAAACGAATTCGCCAAGATCTGTTGGCGCGCTCGTTCACTGCCGTGCTTCTCGCCTTTGCTCATACGTAGCAAGGACTCGTAACCCAGCTTATCGCCGGCTTCACCGATACTTTCCGTCCGCACCAGTGCAGCGCGCCAGCTGGTCAATGTACCCTCCGGTTCGCTGTAATTGTTGTAGAGAAAGTCGGTAACGGCCAGCTCCAACACTGCATCACCGAGGAACTCCAAACGCTCATTGTGCTCAGACACACTTTTTTTGTGTTCGTTGACGTAGCTTCGGTGCGTGAGAGCCGTGACGAGGAGATCAATATTCTTAAATTCAAAACCCAGCTTCTCGCGAGCAAATTCTTGGTAGGGAGCTACGGACATACCTGACATTACAGATTCTCCTGGCGAATTCGTTTCATCCCGAGCAGCATCAGCTTGCCGATGTCTTCGTACTCAATAGCATCGAGCGCATCGCTAAATGAAAACCATTTGATACCGTTCATCCATTCTTCCTTCTTAATCGCGTTGGTATTACCCATCGCTTTTACAAGGTAGATTTGTGTCGTCATGAGCACCAACTTGTCGATGCGGCGATAACGGAAATGGATTTTGCCGAGCCAACCGAGGACTTCCACCTCTGTTAGTCCAGCCTCTTCACCAATCTCACGCTTTGCAGTCTCCTGCGCGGTTTCACCTGGTTCAATATGTCCTTTCGGAATCGTCCAGCGGTCTTTGGCGTCTTGAATCAGCAGGATCTCTATCTCGCCCTGTTTGTTGCGACGATAAACCACCCCGCCAGCCGTCGGCTCGCGCACGATTTCCTGAATAGAGGGTTTTTTACCGCGATTAAAATATTTCTTGAATTTACCGAGTTGAGGTGTTGGCATCGTTTTTTCCTTCTACAAGCGTTCGATAGGCTGTCCCGAGGACGCCGTTGATGAACTTGCTTGAGTTTTCAGAACCAAATGCCTTTGCCAGTTCAACCGCTTCGTTGATCACTACCTTTGGCGGTACTGTATCAGCTTGATGAAGTAGCTCGTAGAGCCCCATTCGGAGGACGTTGCGGTCGATCCGGGCGATCTGATCGATCGGCCAGCCCGGTGCCATCTCTTGTAGCTTTTCATCCATCTCGGCCTGGTACTCTAAGACGCCATTTACCAGCGTGCTGACAAATCCCTTGTCATCGATTGCTTCCTGGTAGCGCTCAATATTACGCGTCAGTATCTCGGTGAGGTCAACGCTTTCATCAGCTGACGACGTACGAAACTCGTACTCGTAGAGCGTTTGCAAAGCGACGATTCGCCCAAGATGTCGATTTGAGGCCATGGTATTGGTTCTTTCTGATTATGTTAAGAGCTGGCTAAAGTATTAGCTGGCTTTCTTTTTGCCGGTCTCACGCTTGGTAGTGTGGACTTTGACTGGTGATTTGGCGTTTACCATACGCGCCAGTTTGAGGCGTAGGTGGCTACGACGTAAACCCGTCTTGCGCGGGCTTGATTGTTTCTTTGGCTCTGCCACTTGAATGTTCTCCTTCTCAGGTTGATGTAAACTTACCCTGCATTATAGCGGTTCCCGGCTGTTTTCTCAAGCAGTTATTGACAACAATTCATATAAATGTTATTATGGTAATATGAAAGATGTGTTGGATAAAACCCCGAACAAGCTTCGGACTTCGACGGTAGCTATTGTAGCTGTCATGAGCGGTATCGCACTTAATAGCTGCACCGCCGCTGACAAAGGAACTGCACCAACTCCCGCCTGTGCTATCCACATTGAGCGGGGTGATACGCTCTATAGTATCGCCGCTGCGAGCGACATGGATATACGCGAAGGCATTGCCGAGATGAAACAGATTAATTCAGGTGTCGACGCCGGTCATCTAAGCATTGGAGACGATGTGGCGATCAGCTCACAGATGTGTCAGGATATTATTGGCAACAAAAAAAATACCTTGGATCTGCGCCCACTACACGACGATCTCAATCAGTAATTACAATACTCACCAGCCGGCCGGGAACGTAAATCGTCTTGGCCGGTTTTTGTGTACCGACAAATTTCTGAACATTTTCATCAGCCAGAGCCGCCGCGATAGCATCTTCTTTACTGACATCTTTAGCGAGCTCGAGTTTGGCACGTACTTTCCCGTTTACCTGAACAACGATTGTCGCTGTTTCGCTAGTCGTGAGCGCCTCATCCCACGATGGCCATGGTGCAGTATCGAGCGACTCTTCGTGTCCGAGCTGCTGCCAAAGTTCAGCGCTGAGATGTGGCGCAAATGGAGCGAGTAGCTGGGTCATGGTCTCTAATACGTCACGCCATGGTTTATCACTAAATCCATCAGCTTTTAATTTGTATAGTTCATTCGTTGCTTCCATCATAGCTGCAATGGCGGTATTGAAACTCAATCGGTGCAAGTCTTCGGTGACTTTTTTCGTCGTCTTATGTTGCAAACGACGAACCGCATCGTCCTGCTGGGTGTCCGCTACTGTGTCAGCTGCTAGATATTCCTGTGTCAATGTCCAGACGCGCGTCAGGAAACGATAGACACCGGCTAGGCCATTAGTGCTCCAGGCTGAATCTTCTTCGATTGGACCAACAAACAGCAGGAAGGTGCGTAATGCATCAGCGCCGTAGCCTTGGTCGATAATGTCGAGTGGGTCAATGACATTGCCAAGGCTTTTACTCATCTTGCGGCCGTCCTCGGCTTGGATCAGGCCGTGGTAGACTAGTTTCTTAACTGGCTCCTTGCTCGGTACCAGTCCCATGTCGTAAAAAACGTGATTCCAGAAGCGGACGTAGAGCAAATGCGCGACCGCATGGTCGCCACCAACATAGTAGTCAACCGGTGTCCAGTAGTCGGCCTTTTCTTGCGACCAGGCTTGCTGGTCGTTCTTCGGGTCGGTGTAGCGCAGCAAATACCAGCTACTACAGGCGTAGCCGTCCATGGTATCAGTTTCACGCTTTGCTGGGCCACCACACTCAGGACAGGTCGTATTAACCCAGTCGTCGACGCGCGCCAGCACTGATTTACCGTCACCTTTTGGGGCGTAATCTTCTACTTCTGGCAGCACCACTGGCAGCTGATCTTCTGGCACCGCCACGGCGCCATCTTTTTCACAATGAATGATCGGAATCGGCGCACCCCAATAACGCTGGCGAGAAATCAGCCAATCGCGCATTTTGTAGGTGGTCATCATCTTGCCTGTTCCCTGCTCTTCCAGCCAGGCAACAACCTCTTCACGCGCCTCACTCGTCGGCATGCCGTCAAAAGCTCCAGAATTTACCAGTACACCCTCATTGGCATATACGGCTGTCTTTTGATCTAGATACGCCAGCCATACTTTTAGATGCGTCTGCCAGGTAAGCTTTTTAGCTACCTGATCTTTTGTAATCCACTCAATAGTGTGCTTGCCCTCATCAACTTCACTTCTGATTTGAGTTTTTGAGCCAAGCATAACTTCATATGCAGCACCTCTATAGCGATGATTCACCCCTTTGTCCGGACGATAGGCAATACCGGAAATGATTGGGAAAATTTTTCTGACACTTACAATATCTGTATAGCCCGTCTCCTCAGCTACTTCCCTACGTAGTCCGTCTTCCGTCGAAGAGTCTTCTTGTTCAATCCCTCCCCCAACGAAGTGCGTATCGGTCACCCCACCTTCTGTTGAAGTTTGTAGCAAGTAATTACCCTCGCCATCGCAGATGACTGCATCCGCCACGTTTCGATCGATAGTCTCAGCGTCTAACTCTGGCTCAAAGTGATCGCCACTAATATGATGCTCAGCAACCACTTGCACTACTGGCAATTTGTACTTCTCTGCAAATTCATAATCACGTTCGTCATGAGCCGGCACAGCCATGATAGCGCCCGTGCCGTAGCCACCAAGGACATAGTCGGCAATCCAGATAGGAATTTTTTCTCCCGTGGCTGGATTGATGGCATAGGAGCCGGTAAATACACCTGTTTTTTCTTTGCCTTCACTTTGACGCTCAATCTCAGACTTTTTCAGCGCCGTTTTTACATAAGCGTCGACATTTTCGTGCGTCTCATCAGTCGTCAGTGCCTCGACTAGCGAATGCTCCGGCGCAATAACCATGAAGGTAGCACCGAAAATCGTGTCGGGACGCGTCGTAAATACGGTGAGCGTTTCATCATGCTCGGCGACCAAGAACTCAATCTCGGCACCCTGGCTTTTGCCGATCCAGTTGGTTTGGGCAGTTTTGATC carries:
- a CDS encoding hypothetical protein (RAAC3_TM7_1_897); this encodes MKITTLFFGAHRLYTGSMKAVIAHYPPLRPVRVQYAAWLATGMLVLMLLAQLFSFENFASILALVLAYNDQQLVAISTALVTAAELFALPYLLGMKLSSLMRVLSAALGGAVVLFWLFTSLTNAHAENSALFGDTLALPGGIIAVLWSLVLASAYVYVVIHERRRAAAS
- a CDS encoding tRNA (guanine-N(1)-)-methyltransferase (RAAC3_TM7_1_898); amino-acid sequence: MRKFQVITLFPEMFTGVFENSMMWKAQKDSIVELSTINLRDFGLGPRRQVDDTPYGGGDGMLLKPEPLFAAIEKAKQNDPDAKVLLMTPRGDRWQQSSAQEYANSGQGYIFICGRYEGYDERILALVDAEISVGDYVLTGGELPAMTIIDSIVRLIPGVLGGESSAEIESFSDGETLEFPQYTRPAEFRGMKVPDVLLNGHHGEIAKWRTENSRKLKRSE
- a CDS encoding hypothetical protein (RAAC3_TM7_1_899) gives rise to the protein MDQPAAPLPSWTFVLASITLGAFGAYALFLNISIRPISWIGTAASAVLICSSVPVIIWTRRSRKSR
- a CDS encoding RNA-binding protein (RAAC3_TM7_1_900) — protein: MTTIDQQFVEYIVKSLVEHPGDVTIDRIIDEKGVLLTLTVNPEDLGRVIGKRGMTAQSLRTLLRALGTKNDARYNLKIVNNDDQRESYTMSSDEPSSQPVDDRPVTATDDDDDEVVENSQNNDESDYAKKSRKELAELDDLDI
- a CDS encoding hypothetical protein (RAAC3_TM7_1_901), with protein sequence MHKRFFVGFTIVELLIVIVVIGILAGITTVSYAGVQSRAHDTRVQSNISGLADSLNAYYVANSYKYPVDQTSFMTITNARVNTDSYVTTNNAMLYCVQDSTGQTMAIVGQSKTGNTYYIKDDGKLQTAPTNLSSNNPTSICASLGLGSSSLYVWVNTAASGWLSNVK
- a CDS encoding hypothetical protein (RAAC3_TM7_1_902), coding for MENSTYPSALSDIDVASSVVTYQYGTDGATYCLSATSGSVSHYTTGSSLDSGTCTESGGIVGWWKLNGNGTDNSLGGNNGTVDGAITTTNANGASGMAYVFNGTSDYIHINDNANLRVGAPGVTLAAWLKPVSISGCTVTTPCIIMNKENSYEVALISDGSIYYAFANTSPGWAWRNTGMVASSAQWSHFVITYDGTTIKGYLNGSWQYTLSGSGNFASNANALRIAARGGNGTVSAFLASTIDDVRIYNRPLGSSEVQSLASAGPQ
- a CDS encoding hypothetical protein (RAAC3_TM7_1_903); translation: MAKNVRGFTIVELLIVIVIIAILATVVILAYNGTQDRARSTTVDAALTQVNRNLAL
- the rpsP gene encoding ribosomal protein S16 (RAAC3_TM7_1_904), which encodes MLAIRLQRVGRKGYPVYRLAVQEAQRHPSSGRVVAYVGSYNPHTKEASVQVEAAQKYLDNGAQPTPRVVKLLKDAGVKLPTWVREPATDKKRSLKNAEKLRKNQPKEAPVAEAAPAEAEPETETTVEPETTPDTAE
- a CDS encoding Ribonuclease 3 (RAAC3_TM7_1_905); its protein translation is MSGMSVAPYQEFAREKLGFEFKNIDLLVTALTHRSYVNEHKKSVSEHNERLEFLGDAVLELAVTDFLYNNYSEPEGTLTSWRAALVRTESIGEAGDKLGYESLLRMSKGEKHGSERARQQILANSFEAVIGAIYLERGYKDAESFILKHIASKLEPILEEGSWRDPKSHLQEVSQRIDGATPQYKVLEEIGPDHDKLFTLGVFVNAKMKGKGKGHSKQIAQQQAARAALERYQSEHPDSFAS
- a CDS encoding NUDIX hydrolase (RAAC3_TM7_1_906), with amino-acid sequence MPTPQLGKFKKYFNRGKKPSIQEIVREPTAGGVVYRRNKQGEIEILLIQDAKDRWTIPKGHIEPGETAQETAKREIGEEAGLTEVEVLGWLGKIHFRYRRIDKLVLMTTQIYLVKAMGNTNAIKKEEWMNGIKWFSFSDALDAIEYEDIGKLMLLGMKRIRQENL
- a CDS encoding N utilization substance protein B-like protein (RAAC3_TM7_1_907); amino-acid sequence: MASNRHLGRIVALQTLYEYEFRTSSADESVDLTEILTRNIERYQEAIDDKGFVSTLVNGVLEYQAEMDEKLQEMAPGWPIDQIARIDRNVLRMGLYELLHQADTVPPKVVINEAVELAKAFGSENSSKFINGVLGTAYRTLVEGKNDANTSTR
- a CDS encoding hypothetical protein (RAAC3_TM7_1_908); its protein translation is MAEPKKQSSPRKTGLRRSHLRLKLARMVNAKSPVKVHTTKRETGKKKAS
- a CDS encoding hypothetical protein (RAAC3_TM7_1_909); this translates as MKDVLDKTPNKLRTSTVAIVAVMSGIALNSCTAADKGTAPTPACAIHIERGDTLYSIAAASDMDIREGIAEMKQINSGVDAGHLSIGDDVAISSQMCQDIIGNKKNTLDLRPLHDDLNQ
- a CDS encoding Leucine-tRNA ligase (RAAC3_TM7_1_910), translated to MQRYNPSEIEPGWQKVWADERRYQASDGGDREKFYISPMFPYPSAAGMHSGHAMEHSVVDAIARFQRAHGRNVMNPMGWDAFGLPAENYAIKTGMAPAKVTKDNIANFTHQLKRLGASIDWSREINTSDPDYYRWTQWVFTKFFERGLAYQKDSLQWWCPIDQTVLANEQVINGKCWRHDGPDDPLAEKKNIRQWFFKITDYADALLEEIPALDWPEKIKTAQTNWIGKSQGAEIEFLVAEHDETLTVFTTRPDTIFGATFMVIAPEHSLVEALTTDETHENVDAYVKTALKKSEIERQSEGKEKTGVFTGSYAINPATGEKIPIWIADYVLGGYGTGAIMAVPAHDERDYEFAEKYKLPVVQVVAEHHISGDHFEPELDAETIDRNVADAVICDGEGNYLLQTSTEGGVTDTHFVGGGIEQEDSSTEDGLRREVAEETGYTDIVSVRKIFPIISGIAYRPDKGVNHRYRGAAYEVMLGSKTQIRSEVDEGKHTIEWITKDQVAKKLTWQTHLKVWLAYLDQKTAVYANEGVLVNSGAFDGMPTSEAREEVVAWLEEQGTGKMMTTYKMRDWLISRQRYWGAPIPIIHCEKDGAVAVPEDQLPVVLPEVEDYAPKGDGKSVLARVDDWVNTTCPECGGPAKRETDTMDGYACSSWYLLRYTDPKNDQQAWSQEKADYWTPVDYYVGGDHAVAHLLYVRFWNHVFYDMGLVPSKEPVKKLVYHGLIQAEDGRKMSKSLGNVIDPLDIIDQGYGADALRTFLLFVGPIEEDSAWSTNGLAGVYRFLTRVWTLTQEYLAADTVADTQQDDAVRRLQHKTTKKVTEDLHRLSFNTAIAAMMEATNELYKLKADGFSDKPWRDVLETMTQLLAPFAPHLSAELWQQLGHEESLDTAPWPSWDEALTTSETATIVVQVNGKVRAKLELAKDVSKEDAIAAALADENVQKFVGTQKPAKTIYVPGRLVSIVITD